A window from Theropithecus gelada isolate Dixy chromosome 1, Tgel_1.0, whole genome shotgun sequence encodes these proteins:
- the BTG2 gene encoding protein BTG2, with translation MSHGKGTDMLPEIAAAVGFLSSLLRTRGCVSEQRLKVFSGALQEALTEHYKHHWFPEKPSKGSGYRCIRINHKMDPIISRVASQIGLSQPQLHQLLPSELTLWVDPYEVSYRIGEDGSICVLYEEAPVAASCGLLTCKNQVLLGRSSPSKNYVMAVSS, from the exons ATGAGCCACGGGAAGGGAACCGACATGCTCCCGGAGATCGCCGCCGCCGTAGGcttcctctccagcctcctgaggACCCGGGGCTGCGTGAGCGAGCAGCGGCTTAAGGTCTTCAGCGGGGCGCTCCAGGAGGCACTCACAG AGCACTACAAACACCACTGGTTTCCTGAAAAGCCGTCCAAGGGCTCCGGCTACCGCTGCATTCGCATCAACCACAAGATGGACCCCATCATCAGCAGGGTGGCCAGCCAGATCGGACTCAGCCAGCCCCAGCTGCACCAGCTGCTGCCCAGCGAGCTGACCCTGTGGGTGGACCCCTATGAGGTGTCCTACCGCATTGGGGAGGACGGCTCCATCTGCGTCTTGTACGAGGAGGCCCCAGTGGCCGCCTCCTGTGGGCTCCTCACCTGCAAGAACCAAGTGCTGCTGGGCCGGAGCAGCCCCTCCAAGAACTACGTGATGGCGGTCTCCAGCTAG